A single Nicotiana tabacum cultivar K326 chromosome 5, ASM71507v2, whole genome shotgun sequence DNA region contains:
- the LOC142180789 gene encoding uncharacterized protein LOC142180789, giving the protein MEEVVLVHEAEFEANPTGMNRERLQKVQAELIKCLALEEKYWQQKAGMTWFKEGDKNTKLFHAQVREEAIKFYEEQFTEAATPSSFDIIEHVPNLINTDQNAELIKQPTKEEVIVAVLGLNGDSAGGPDGMTGKFYHSCWDIIGDDLYDMSGFVKGRNIVENILLTQEIVTNIRLRTKAGPNVILMLDMTKAYDRLSWLFLTKVLRKMGFIERLIGIVFGLVSNNLYSILINGQAHGFFKSSRGVKQGDPVSPTLFILAIEALSRGLNALHTNLYFCGFGMPKWSPKINHLAYADDMIIFLSSDLTSLMLIMQVLNAYEVASGQLVNKTKSVVYLQHLTNMEVVSKVERITGIHRNDFPIIYLGCPIFYARRKLEYYQPLITKVMDKLQSWQGLGALYFLVPQDFGIDETVHNVYDVTLDGEWDVDRLFEMLPEDLTVHILEKIKPPSPQQVLDMPCWMLETRGYFSVKSAWDYMRRRDEPRTSYRMIWGDLSSFIKYPALVKVRKPGMDMVPHKWQDLLAMMENFTPKLKVTKVMWEFPSAGWLKVNTDGASMGNPGRSSIGFCIRNENGDIVKSVGKEIEETTNTVAEAKAMVEALRFCKFQQYCHVWLQTDSMLLKKIMGGIWKSPWIISEQVEEMMQLMNEGNYTVTHILKEGNKLIDHLANYALDHGEIECQQFWHLDAQGRRLVNKDKLQCPSLRVKVDRR; this is encoded by the exons ATGGAGGAGGTGGTGCTGGTTCATGAAGCAGAATTTGAAGCAAATCCTACAGGGATGAACAGGGAAAGGCTACAAAAGGTTCAAGCAGAATTGATCAAATGTCTTGCACTAGAGGAGAAATATTGGCAACAAAAGGCAGGCATGACTTGGTTCAAGGAAGGGGATAAGAACACTAAGTTATTCCATGCACAAGTGAGAG AAGAGGCTATCAAATTCTATGAGGAGCAGTTCACAGAAGCAGCTACTCCTTCATCATTTGATATCATAGAGCATGTTCCTAATCTGATTAACACTGATCAGAATGCAGAATTGATTAAGCAGCCAACAAAAGAGGAGGTTATAGTGGCAGTACTTGGACTTAATGGTGATAGTGCTGGGGGGCCAGATGGTATGACAGGCAAATTCTATCATTCTTGTTGGGACATAATAGGGGATGACCTGTATGACATG TCAGGTTTTGTTAAGGGCAGGAATATAGTAGAAAACATCCTTCTAACTCAGGAGATAGTGACTAACATTAGGCTTAGAACTAAGGCTGGACCTAATGTCATCCTGATGCTAGATATGACCAAAGCATATGATAGATTATCTTGGCTATTCCTAACCAAGGTACTGAGAAAGATGGGATTCATAGAAAGGTTGATAGGGATTGTCTTTGGATTAGTTTCAAACAATTTGTATTCTATTCTAATCAATGGTCAAGCTCATGGGTTCTTTAAGTCCTCAAGGGGAGTAAAACAAGGTGATCCTGTATCTCCAACTTTGTTTATCTTAGCAATAGAAGCATTATCTAGGGGTCTCAATGCACTACATACTAACCTGTATTTTTGTGGATTTGGGATGCCAAAGTGGAGTCCAAAGATCAATCATTTGGCATATGCAGATGACATGATTATTTTCTTATCCTCAGATTTAACAtctctgatgctgattatgcaagtGCTGAATGCATATGAAGTTGCATCTGGGCAGCTTGTTAACAAGACCAAATCAGTTGTGTACCTGCAACATTTAACAAACATGGAAGTGGTCAGCAAGGTAGAAAGGATCACAGGCATTCATAGGAATGATTTTCCTATCATATATCTAGGTTGTCCTATATTTTATGCAAGGAGAAAGCTGGAATACTATCAGCCCCTAATTACTAAGGTAATGGACAAATTGCAATCATGGCAGG GTCTTGGGGCACTATATTTTTTAGTTCCTCAGGACTTTGGCATTGATGAAACTGTACATAATGTATATGATGTTACCTTAGATGGTGAGTGGGATGTGGACAGGCTATTTGAAATGCTTCCTGAAGACTTAACAGTACACATTCTGGAGAAAATCAAACCACCTTCACCTCAGCAGGTTCTTGACATGCCTTGTTGGATGCTGGAAACAAGAGGATATTTCAGTGTTAAGTCAGCATGGGATTATATGAGAAGAAGAGACGAACCAAGAACATCTTATAGGATGATTTGG GGTGATttatcaagtttcatcaaatatcCAGCATTGGTGAAAGTGAGAAAGCCTGGGATGGACATGGTACCTCACAAATGGCAAGATCTATTAGCTATGATGGAAAATTTCACTCCTAAACTTAAGGTTACCAAAGTCATGTGGGAATTTCCAAGTGCAGGATGGCTAAAAGTTAATACGGATGGTGCATCGATGGGAAATCCAGGCAGGAGCTCAATAGGTTTTTGTATAAGAAATGAAAATGGTGACATAGTCAAGTCAGTAGGGAAGGAGATTGAGGAGACAACAAACACAGTAGCTGAAGCGAAGGCCATGGTAGAAGCACTAAGGTTCTGCAAATTTCAACAATACTGTCATGTATGGCTTCAAACTGACTCAATGTTATTAAAAAAGATAATGGGTGGGATCTGGAAATCACCATGGATCATATCTGAGCAGGTAGAGGAAATGATGCAACTAATGAATGAGGGCAATTACACAGTTACTCATATTCTTAAGGAGGGCAACAAGCTGATAGATCACTTGGCTAATTATGCTTTAGATCATGgagaaatagaatgccaacaaTTTTGGCATCTAGATGCACAGGGAAGGAGGTTAGTTAATAAAGATAAGCTGCAATGTCCAAGTCTAAGGGTGAAGGTGGACAGGAGATAA